The Lentisphaerota bacterium region CCCCGCGCTGCTCGCCAAAGAGACGCGTCTCATTTGGGTGACACAGCTTCCCGAAGCGGAGGTCGTCGCGATGCTCGGCGATGAGATCAAGGAGGGTGTTCAGGTCATCACCGAGCCGTGCCAGCATACCGGGTGTTACGGGTGGGAGAACTGGCGCCGGATGTGCCGCAAGCTGAATGTCTACGAGCGCCTGTCCATGGCGGTCGTGGGTAGCGGTCTTTCGGCGAAGGGCGCGATCACGGCCGGGCTGTACGCGGCGTCGTGCATCGACCCGCTGGCTCAGAATCAGGATTGCAGCGGCGTCGACACGATCGCCGAGACCTTCGGAGAGAGTCTGTCCAAAGAGGTGTTGCGGATTCTGTGGCAGAAGGTGTGAGGGGGATGGACAACGACGCACAGCAGCGGATTCCTGGCGGCGGCATGGCGCGACTCCAGGCGGTGATGGCGCGGCTGCGGGGTCCGGAGGGATGCCCGTGGGATCGTGAACAGACGTTGGAGACGCTCAAGCCATGCCTGCTTGAAGAGGTCCATGAGTTGCTCGAAGCCATGGAGGAGGGGACGCCGGGTCCACACCTGGAAGAGCTCGGCGACGTGCTGCTGCAAATCGTCTTCCAGAGCCACATTCGCGCCGAGCGTGGGGAGTTTGCGCTGGACGATGTCGCTCACACGATCTGCGACAAGCTGGTGCTGCGCCACCCGCATGTCTTCGGCGATGTGCCGGTGACCGGCAGCGCCGACGTGCTCAGGAACTGGGAAGCGATCAAGAAGATTGAGAAAAGCGAGCGCGTCTCGGTGCTCGACGGCGTGCCCCGCTCGCTCCCGGCGCTCCTCCGCGCGCAGCGGATGCAGTCCAAGGCGTCACGCGTCGGGTTCGACTGGCCCGACGCGGCGGGGCCGCTGGCCAAGATCACCGAAGAGGCCGCCGAGCTTCGCGAGGCGGCCGCTGCAGGCGCGTCGATCGAGGCGATCCGCCATGAGGCGGGCGACCTGTTGTTTTCCGTGGTCAACCTGTGCCGTTTCCTGGAGGTCGATGCCGAGCAAACCCTGCAGGCCTGCTCCGACCGCTTCAGCCGCCGATTCCGCCGCGTCGAAGCGTGCGCCAAAGCCGATGGGGTGGAGATGAAGGACTGCCCCCTCGAGCAGCTCGACCGCTACTGGGAGGTCGCCAAGCGGGAGGAATAGGGGCGGCGCTTGCAAACCCCCTTCGGGGGTGTTTGCAAGAGAGAAGGCAGAATACAGAAGACATAGGGTCTGTGGGGACGGGTCTATGTGGACAGAGAACGAGTAGCGCCAGAATTGTGGGGCTCGTCATGCTTGCATTTGGTGGCGGAATAACTGTATGGAGCCTCTTCTTTGTTGACGGGTGGCGTATTGTCTATGACTCTCCTCCGATGCAGGCTCACTAACACTATTCGCGGAGAAACAATGAAACGGCTGATATTCCTTCCGATTGTCTTCGGGTTGGCCATCCGCGCAACCGCCCGTGAGAGGAGTGTTGATGAGCGCCTGGCGCAGTATGGCGCCTCCGTACAGGAACGCCTGGCGCCGTTGTTTGTCGCGTCGGGTGTGGCCTATCCCCCATGCCAGGTGACGCTCATCGGACTCAAGGCGGAGCGCGAACTGGAGGTGTATGCAGCCGGGACCAATGGCGAGTACCGCTTCATCCGTTCCTACCCCATTCTTGCCGCCAGCGGAGGCTTGGGGCCCAAGTTGCGTGAAGGAGACCTGCAAGTTCCCGAAGGAATGTATCGGATTGAGTCGTTGAATCCCAATAGCCGCTTTCATCTGTCCCTGCGGCTCAACTACCCGAATGAGGCCGACCGCGCTCAAGCCCGGAAGGAGGGTAGAAGAAATCTGGGAGGAGACATTATGATCCATGGCAATGCCGTATCGATCGGCTGCCTGGCCATGGGTGATGCGGCTGCCGAAGAACTGTTTGTCCTCGTCGCGCGCACGGGACTGCGAAATACCCAGGTGATTCTAAGTCCGGTGGATTTCCGGGTACGCCGCGTCCCCGCAATCAAGGCGGGCGCACCGCCGTGGGTGGACGCCCTGTACGGATCGATCAAGAACGAACTCAGCCAGTACAAGAAAAAGCAAAACGCCGAACCAACTGCGGCACAGCCACCTGCGGCCCTGCGAACGGGGCCTCCGGAGGGTGCGCGCTGACGTTGCCGCCCCGGCGCATTATCGCGCCGCCCCCACCACACACCCACACACTTCCGCCTTGTCACCCGCCATCAATCGCGCTATCTTCTCCGCTGTCCGCGTGTCCGTCATTCCGCACCGTTGCCATGGGAATCCCGCATGCCGATCAGTTGGAACGAAATCCGTCAGAACGCCATCCGCTTTTCGCGCGAATGGGCCGGGGAGCACCGTGAGGATGCGGAGGCAAAATCCTTCTGGGACGAGTTTTTCGGCGTGTTCGGCGTTCGCCGGCGATTGCTGGCCACTTTCGAGGAGCCCGTCCGCAAGATCAACGGCCAGTACGGCTACATCGACCTGTTCTGGCGCGGCGTGATGCTCGCCGAGCACAAGAGCTGCGGCAAATCGCTCGACAAGGCCGAGTCGCAGGCGTTCAACTACATTCAGGATCTCGCGCGCGAGCAACGCCCCGACGACCTGCCGCGTTATGTGCTTCTGTCGGATTTCGACCGTATCGCCCTCTACGATCTCGAACCGGACGACCAGATCGAACTGCCGCTCTTCGCGGCCCGCAAATATAGCAAATCCGAGTTTTCCCTCAAAGACCTGCACAAGCACATTCACGAACTCGCCTTCATCGCGGGCTACAAGCAGCACCGCCTGCGCGAGGAGGACCCGATCAACATCAAGGCCGTGGCGATCCTCGGCGACCTCCACGACGCGCTGGTCGATGGCGGCTATGCGGGCCACGACCTGGAACGTTTTCTCGTGCGCATCCTCTTCTGCCTCTTCGCCGAAGACACCGGCCTGTTTGAGCCCGAGACCTTCACGCTCTACATCGAGAACCGCACGGCCAAGGACGGCTCCGACCTTGGCGTGCTTCTGGCCCAGCTCTTCGAGGTGCTGGACACCCCGCCCGAGCGCCGCCAGAAAAACCTCGACGAACTGCTCGCCGCCTTCCCGCATGTCAACGGCGAGCTTTTCAAAGAGCGACTGGGCTTTGCCGCCTTCAACCGCGCCATGCGCGACGCGCTGGTCAGGTGTACCGACTTCAACTGGTCGCAGATCTCCCCCGCGATCTTCGGCTCCCTCTTCCAAGGCGTGATGGATACCAAGGAACGCCGTCAGACCGGTGGCCATTACACCTCCGAGCGCGACATCCTCAAGGTCATCAACGCCCTCTTCATGGACGCCCTGCGGGCGGAGTTCGAGAAGGCCCGGCGCAGCAAGGCCATGCTCAGGCAGTTCCACAAAAAGCTCGGTGCCCTCCGCTTCTTCGACCCCGCGTGCGGCTGCGGCAACTTCCTCGTTATCACCTACCGCGAACTGCGCCTGCTGGAGATCGAGGTGCTCAAGGACCTGTTCGGCAAAGAGGTCCAGCAGGAACTCGACGTCCAGTCGCTCTCCGGCGTCAATGTGGACGCCTTCACCGGCATCGAGATCCAGGAATGGCCCGCCCGCATCGCCGAGGTGGCGATGTGGCTCATGGAACACCAGATGAACATCCGCCTCTCCGAGGCCTTCGGCCAGTACTTCGTGCGCCTGCCGCTCCGCATGTCCGCCCATATCCATCTCGGCAACGCCCTCCGGCTCGACTGGAAAGCGATCCTGCCTCCCGAACACTGTTCCTATGTGCTCGGCAACCCGCCCTTCATCGGCAAACACTACCAGACCGCCGAGCAGAAAGCCGACATGGCCGCCGTGTTCGGGAGATTCAAGAACACCGGCGATCTGGATTACGTCACCTGCTGGCACTGCCGCGCCGCCGAATACATCCAAGGCTCGGCCGTCGTGGTCGGTTTCGTGTCCACCAACTCGATCACCCAGGGCGAACAGGTGCCGCTGATATGGGGACTTCTGTTCGGCAAGTGGCGCATCAAGATCCACTTCGCGCACCGGACGTTCCAGTGGCAGAGCGAGGCGCGCGGCAAGGCCCACGTCCACGTCGTCATTATCGGCTTTGCGGCCTTCGACATTCCCGTCAAGCGGCTGTTCGATTACGACTCCGGCAACGGTTCGGCCACCGTGACCGAAACCGACAACATCAGCCCCTATCTCACGCCGGGGCCGGATGCGTTTGTCACGAAGCGGCAGACGCCGCTCTCGCCCGTCCCGGAGATGCGTTGCGGCAACAAGCCGTCCGACGGCGGCAACCTGCTTCTGACCGATGAAGAGAAGGCGGCGCTACTCGCCGCCGAGCCGGGCGCGGATAAATACCTGCGGCGTTATACGGGTTCTGAGGAATTCATCAACGGCACCATGCGCTGGTGCCTGTGGCTCGAAGGTGCCGATCCGATAGCCCTTCGTGCCCTGCCGCTGGTTCTTGGGCGCGTCGAGAAGGTGCGGGAATTTCGGACGAAGAGCACGGCCGCGCCAACCCGCAGCGCGGCGCAAACGCCTGGGCTGTTTTTTTACCGCTCGCAGCCGTCCACCGACTATATCCTGATTCCCGAGGTCTCCTCCGAACGGCGGCATTACATCCCGATCGGCATCGCCAAACCGTGGGTCGTTCCGAGCAACAAATGTTTTGTCATTCCGACATCCGACCTGTATCTGTTCGGCGTGCTGACCTCGGCCATGCACATGGCCTGGATGCGGCAGGTAGGCGGGCGGCTGGAGTCACGTTACAGCTACTCGCGCACGATGGTCTACAACACCTTCCCGTGGCCGCAATTCAACTTGCCGGTCTCTGATCGTGACGCCTTCTGCGTCCGGGAGGCGGCATCACGGATTTATTGGTCCTCGTATCACGAAGGCGGGGAAGAAGAGGACGCGGCGCTTCCGAAGGCAAAGGGGCAGACCGGCCGCCTCACCGGCGACGCGAAAAAGA contains the following coding sequences:
- the mazG gene encoding nucleoside triphosphate pyrophosphohydrolase, yielding MARLQAVMARLRGPEGCPWDREQTLETLKPCLLEEVHELLEAMEEGTPGPHLEELGDVLLQIVFQSHIRAERGEFALDDVAHTICDKLVLRHPHVFGDVPVTGSADVLRNWEAIKKIEKSERVSVLDGVPRSLPALLRAQRMQSKASRVGFDWPDAAGPLAKITEEAAELREAAAAGASIEAIRHEAGDLLFSVVNLCRFLEVDAEQTLQACSDRFSRRFRRVEACAKADGVEMKDCPLEQLDRYWEVAKREE
- a CDS encoding class I SAM-dependent DNA methyltransferase, which produces MPISWNEIRQNAIRFSREWAGEHREDAEAKSFWDEFFGVFGVRRRLLATFEEPVRKINGQYGYIDLFWRGVMLAEHKSCGKSLDKAESQAFNYIQDLAREQRPDDLPRYVLLSDFDRIALYDLEPDDQIELPLFAARKYSKSEFSLKDLHKHIHELAFIAGYKQHRLREEDPINIKAVAILGDLHDALVDGGYAGHDLERFLVRILFCLFAEDTGLFEPETFTLYIENRTAKDGSDLGVLLAQLFEVLDTPPERRQKNLDELLAAFPHVNGELFKERLGFAAFNRAMRDALVRCTDFNWSQISPAIFGSLFQGVMDTKERRQTGGHYTSERDILKVINALFMDALRAEFEKARRSKAMLRQFHKKLGALRFFDPACGCGNFLVITYRELRLLEIEVLKDLFGKEVQQELDVQSLSGVNVDAFTGIEIQEWPARIAEVAMWLMEHQMNIRLSEAFGQYFVRLPLRMSAHIHLGNALRLDWKAILPPEHCSYVLGNPPFIGKHYQTAEQKADMAAVFGRFKNTGDLDYVTCWHCRAAEYIQGSAVVVGFVSTNSITQGEQVPLIWGLLFGKWRIKIHFAHRTFQWQSEARGKAHVHVVIIGFAAFDIPVKRLFDYDSGNGSATVTETDNISPYLTPGPDAFVTKRQTPLSPVPEMRCGNKPSDGGNLLLTDEEKAALLAAEPGADKYLRRYTGSEEFINGTMRWCLWLEGADPIALRALPLVLGRVEKVREFRTKSTAAPTRSAAQTPGLFFYRSQPSTDYILIPEVSSERRHYIPIGIAKPWVVPSNKCFVIPTSDLYLFGVLTSAMHMAWMRQVGGRLESRYSYSRTMVYNTFPWPQFNLPVSDRDAFCVREAASRIYWSSYHEGGEEEDAALPKAKGQTGRLTGDAKKKAVVEAKAQAVLDVRKRYPLATLADLYDPLTMPADLVKAHADLDRAVDQCYRKQPFTSDRQRVEFLFALYERFTAPLLSAEKKGKRRGHSPL